ATAGTTATTAAGAAGAACCGCCGGTTGTCAAAAGTAATAGGTATGGCATAGGGAAAGAGTAGACCATCAACATTGAGGCgaagggagaaaaaaacaatgggAAATACAAGCATCAGGTGGATGCCATAGCTCACTCTTACAACATCATCTAGCAATGAGCTGAATGGAAGTCCAAGATCTCCATCAAAATTAGCAAGAACATCATCCAAAGTTTGGTCTCCAAACAGGAGAAATCCAAAAAAGCTTGTCGCAATATACACTGTCGAGCATATCGTTAGAGATGTTCGAACTATTGACTTCATCTGTGTAGGATCTTTTAGCTCATTCTCAATAGGGTGAActgcaaaaagtaaaattcaaGTACTATTAACATTTACTAATTACTACAACTTCAACAATACTATACCGTGTAGAATTTGCATTCAGAAATTGAACCAACAGTAACTCATTAATGAAGGCCCTAATATTTAACCACTCGAGCTATGCTTGAGCAACAGACCCTTCAACAAATATATACTGGCCTTCCACCCTAGTTATAAACACAAGATCAGGTAGTTTTTGTACAGTCCTGTGTTAGAAGGCTATAGAATCAGATATATGgcttttattttaactttcacCTGGAAACATTAAAAAGTGTTtccctaaaaaaattaacaaaataacatCTCTTTTAATAGTTGGGGTTATGTGGGAGTACTAGTTAGGGCTTAGGGGTATATCATATATGGGTAAGATACATATTGATGCAATGATTGAAAATCAACTGGCTACAAGAGACGTGGAGACTAATGaagaattattttgaaaagaaaaggtttggACGATCTATATCTTAGAGTCTGTCTGTAATGACTTCTTAGATacttaaaaacacattttccACTAACGACATTGTTGTTATCAGAAAACAAGACAAGATCAAAACAACAGACTTACCATTATGGTGACAGATATAGGCAGTGACTAGAACTGGAACAGTAGTAAAAAGTTGCCAAAATGATGCCTGATCAACAACTTTGGGCATCAGACGTGGCATTACAATACTTCCATCCATCAGTTTCGCAATTGCTACTCCAGCAGTGATTGCCACGAAGACAATGGCCAAGGCAACTGACAAAGCTGATGTGTATCTCAAGGAATCTTGTAAAACCAACATTGATCATAATGGTGAATTGAAATGACTTTTTAAGTATATTGTAAACTATGAGACGATCACTAAGAGAAAGAAACTTCATTGTTcattagcaaaattttaaaatcacaaaCACAAAATACAAATCTCCCATTGCAGGAATACAAGTTGAATACAGAAGAGAGAGCTTATATTTGACAGATTGGTGACCACATGACAGTGAATGAGTACGAAAAAGTAAagaatctcaaaataattatttggcCTTTAGTTTCTAGTAACTTTGGTCTCTATGATATTTGGATAAAAAGATACGAATTGGTAATAAGCcaaaagtaataataacaaaaacgaCTTCTTTGTCATGGTGCTGCCTCGCAGTTACATATTACAGAACCACCAGCTTTTCGGAGTGTTTTTTGTATAAAGCGACAAGGGAGCATCTTTTATCTTACAGAGAGAAAACCATTGGAAATTGAAATGGTCCAATATATATACTGACCCAATCGTAAAAGCAACCAAGTAGCAATGGATAAAATAGATTAGAAATTATCCAACAAATGGCAGCGACAATTTCAcagaatttattaaaaaaaaggcaaCAGTTTTTTTAACCCACATTTATTAATGTTTGGGACTCCCATTATAATATTCAAGTTCACAATTATTATCTCTAAAAACACTTAGTATTTACcatgtttactattttgtaACCACCATCTCTCATCATCCTCATTTGTGACGtagattataatagtttgtattttgaacCCAAACCATTATAACCCAATCTAAAATATTCCTCAAACaagaatcaatttaaaaaacagcAAACTGAAGTAACTAAAGTCTAAGACAAAATCCACATCAGTAACTGAGAAAAGTTGTGAGGTCGTATAGGGTAAAAGAAATGAGACGGGtaaatgtgtgtgtgtgtgtgtgtggtggCTAACTTACCTACGCGCTTGAAGGATATTAGAGGcgcaaaaatgaaaagtgtcGTAAGCAGCATCAAGGATAAACGGCTGGTCCACCAATGTTGACCAAACCATTCTTCCATTACACCCTTATGATGGATGTTATTAGCCGATGTTCCTGACAACACATCACCTGCAAAATCCaatccctttcttttttaatttgtactccaaattcatttcaatagtctttaaattcattcaattatgtgtgtgtgtgtgtatatatacatatatatgagcttcaaaatccaaatttcTTGCTTAAAAAACTGGGGAACATATTCTTGCTCTTAACATAAGcctaatttataatatacgaattaaagaagaaagaaatttcacAGAGCAAAGTCATGGTACCTACCAATGATGATCATGTAGACGACGAGCATACCCAAATTATTGACCACGATGCAAACCTGCAGGAGGGTACGTCCGGCGTTGCCAAAAGATTCCCCGACGGCACCGGCGTACGTAACGGATTTGGACGCCCGAGAGAATTTCAGGATGAAGTCAATTGACAACTCTGTCAACGTCGATCCGAGCATGATCAAGATCAACCCTGGAATTAGACCTAATTGTTTCACGACAGCTGGAAGAGCCATGATTCCGGCGCCGACAATGGTGCTCGATAGGTTAAAGACGGCTCCGGAGAACGATGCGCCATCTAACCCTGCCTCAACCGGCTCCTGGTGGTCGTATTTCTCAGGGAGTAAGAGCTTTTTAGGGCTCCGCCGATACTTGCGGTCGGCGGAAACTAGCATCGTCATCCCTCCCCGAGATTTGGACGATGTTTGTCGGGGAATTTGGAGAAAATTAGGCGGGTCGCGGCGAAGGAAAATATGCCGTTGCCGGTGGTCTTGtgttagaaaaataactattaTAGAGGAGTAACGCGGGAACCGACGTGGCGTCCGGGTTGTAGGTGGAGGAGCCAATGAGGTGTACCCACTTGTACAAGTTGAATGCAAGTGGGTCCTGCAGCCTTGGCTTCCATTCAACGGTTTTCTCTTGTACGTTATAGGTCTGCCGAACCATTTCGCCAAAGCCTAGACGGGGAACTTTAACGTCACATACCTGTTACCCAGTCCAAGAGAAAACCGAATCAAGGCAAGACACGATATCTACCTACTTAATCTGCCTTTGGGCTTGTTTTTTGGGCCAAATAAAGtacactcttttttttttttgggtaagttggggattttttagtttcttttcgTTTGTGATCTTTAATTTTCGTTCACAATTATAGTACTAAGAAAGGTGCAAATATGATTGTAACACTTTACTTATATTAAGTTGTTCCTTAACAtattaagattataattaGCAAACCTAGATGTACATTTAGAATAACTTTATGAATAAGTATGAATgacaaattgtttaaaaatgaaataaaaaacaaactgaacatttctaaaatagaaaaacactcaaattatttagaaagtaaaattcattagactctttttcttttggtatattttataaatagtttcaatatttggCTACTCACGACCGTGAAATAATTAGTAGGTTGAtgatcattttcttaataataatatgtttgaATGTAGTTCTACAATATTTATTCGAAAGTGATTTTTAGACTTTTAGTCGACcactttttctaaaagaaaaataaatgactGGACAAAAGGTACAAAATGCACacaaaaaaaacccaaataatGCTGAAATTACAAAACcgtttgtaaaatattttcaaactagGAAAGTGatctccaaaaagaaaaaagaaaaaaaaaaacaaaggacaTAGGGTGAAAGTTTCAATTAGATACCATCAAACATGATCTTCAAGGGAGTATTTGCAATTTTACATTGTAAGTTAAGGAATAGAAGCTAGATTGTTGCAGTAATGAATAAACCTGAAAGGCCAACATCAGCTGCATGTCCAAAACCAGAAGTACAAAACTCAAAAGCCATTGGTAGTGGATGTCACTTGGaagtttttctctttcttttggttCCAGTTTTGCCTCCATTGTTAGGATCTAATTGTGATTTTGaacctttcaatttttccCCTATAGCCCTACTCCACAAAGCCCTCTCTACATCAGATGGTGTGAAAATTTCTCCTTCTAAGCTTAATTCCTGCAAATGACCATCTCCCATAAAGAACAATGTCAagaaataactaaaaaaaagtgtaaaacaACAGTGAATCAACATCCAGATTTCCGTGATTCACTAATAATGTATTAGCTATAATAGATACTTCAAATAGTGAGACCCCTACTTCGTCTTTCGGAGCGTTGGAACAGTTTCAAAACAGTCcaacaaacagaaaaaat
This is a stretch of genomic DNA from Cucumis sativus cultivar 9930 chromosome 4, Cucumber_9930_V3, whole genome shotgun sequence. It encodes these proteins:
- the LOC101204458 gene encoding amino acid transporter AVT6B isoform X2; its protein translation is MTMLVSADRKYRRSPKKLLLPEKYDHQEPVEAGLDGASFSGAVFNLSSTIVGAGIMALPAVVKQLGLIPGLILIMLGSTLTELSIDFILKFSRASKSVTYAGAVGESFGNAGRTLLQVCIVVNNLGMLVVYMIIIGDVLSGTSANNIHHKGVMEEWFGQHWWTSRLSLMLLTTLFIFAPLISFKRVVHPIENELKDPTQMKSIVRTSLTICSTVYIATSFFGFLLFGDQTLDDVLANFDGDLGLPFSSLLDDVVRVSYGIHLMLVFPIVFFSLRLNVDGLLFPYAIPITFDNRRFFLITIALMSFIFIGANFVPSIWDAFQLTGATAAISVGFIFPAALILRDTCGIASKKDRLIAWIMFLLAVFSSIVAISCDIYSSYVMEKHT
- the LOC101204458 gene encoding amino acid transporter AVT6A isoform X1, with amino-acid sequence MTMLVSADRKYRRSPKKLLLPEKYDHQEPVEAGLDGASFSGAVFNLSSTIVGAGIMALPAVVKQLGLIPGLILIMLGSTLTELSIDFILKFSRASKSVTYAGAVGESFGNAGRTLLQVCIVVNNLGMLVVYMIIIGDVLSGTSANNIHHKGVMEEWFGQHWWTSRLSLMLLTTLFIFAPLISFKRVDSLRYTSALSVALAIVFVAITAGVAIAKLMDGSIVMPRLMPKVVDQASFWQLFTTVPVLVTAYICHHNVHPIENELKDPTQMKSIVRTSLTICSTVYIATSFFGFLLFGDQTLDDVLANFDGDLGLPFSSLLDDVVRVSYGIHLMLVFPIVFFSLRLNVDGLLFPYAIPITFDNRRFFLITIALMSFIFIGANFVPSIWDAFQLTGATAAISVGFIFPAALILRDTCGIASKKDRLIAWIMFLLAVFSSIVAISCDIYSSYVMEKHT